One part of the Glycine soja cultivar W05 chromosome 11, ASM419377v2, whole genome shotgun sequence genome encodes these proteins:
- the LOC114373845 gene encoding myb-like protein X, translated as MFRSSQQRNSRCKDFKVKHALQICVLLGVCIWMAYLVQHSREKKRSYGEGTNADSEVVKLGRKDPDPNVEQSSSILHARDKEEKDEEENNHEKQKKTDDVNRVENEIQTQKNEQNNNEEKSEQRKDPVDQDTEENEHKANKESDSVIKENEDNKNKVEEDNQSRGISEEKNETKKEETDKEEDEEINQNRTEARERMEEDHKQEDEEESNATDNEREENDHIQEVDSPEDRVRDQNSERNNEEAKEEYYASSEGLNKTKQSDKRENNEFELESQTNGTEVAHVHENERVLNVTQRKATQVTNSVVTNITNQGNGSENQAEKKNDSQKSSIAESDKQEREPNKPSSDDVEALHSQNGTDTTEKQLETPENSKVEDSILHNSTLTMKDLKSDAAVEQVDSILTNSSGAHERNVTNGEYNGKANANGNGHDGSGSASDSSIVEGKDASSRNNGDAGQVEDENIDTSKNEDRAQNEPAESSIKKEESAH; from the coding sequence ATGTTCAGGTCATCTCAGCAGAGGAATTCGAGATGCAAAGACTTCAAGGTGAAACATGCTCTTCAAATATGTGTTCTTCTTGGCGTTTGTATCTGGATGGCTTATCTAGTTCAGCATTCTCGTGAGAAAAAAAGATCCTATGGTGAAGGGACAAATGCTGACAGTGAGGTTGTGAAGTTAGGGAGGAAAGACCCCGATCCTAATGTGGAGCAATCTTCTTCTATCTTACATGCAAGGGACAAGGAGgaaaaggatgaagaagaaaacaaccaTGAAAAGCAAAAGAAGACAGATGACGTTAATCGTGTGGAAAATGAGATCCAGACACAAAAGAATGAGCAGAATAACAATGAAGAGAAATCTGAGCAGAGAAAGGATCCAGTAGATCAAGACACTGAAGAGAATGAGCATAAGGCAAACAAGGAGAGTGATAGTGTGATAAAGGAGAATGAAGACAACAAAAATAAGGTGGAGGAGGACAATCAAAGTAGAGGGATTAGTGAGGAAAAAAACgagacaaaaaaagaagagacaGATAAAGAGGAGGATGAAGAGATAAACCAAAACAGAACTGAAGCAAGGGAACGTATGGAGGAAGATCACAAGCAAGAAGATGAAGAGGAGAGCAATGCAACagacaatgagagagaagagaatgacCATATTCAGGAAGTGGATTCACCTGAAGATCGAGTTCGGGATCAAAACAGCGAAAGGAACAATGAGGAGGCAAAAGAGGAATATTATGCCTCCAGTGAAGGTTTGAACAAGACAAAACAATCTGACAAGAGAGAAAACAATGAATTTGAGTTGGAGTCTCAAACAAATGGTACCGAAGTGGCTCATGTTCATGAGAATGAGAGGGTCTTAAATGTAACACAACGAAAAGCTACACAAGTGACTAATTCTGTTGTCACAAATATAACCAACCAAGGAAATGGTAGTGAGAATCAAGCTGAGAAAAAGAATGATTCACAAAAGAGTTCTATTGCCGAGTCAGATAAGCAGGAGCGAGAGCCTAATAAGCCCTCTAGTGATGATGTAGAAGCTCTTCACTCACAGAATGGTACTGATACAACTGAAAAACAACTTGAAACACCTGAAAACTCCAAGGTAGAGGACTCCATTTTGCACAATTCAACGTTGACAATGAAGGATCTTAAGTCAGATGCTGCAGTGGAACAAGTTGATTCCATCTTAACAAATTCATCAGGAGCTCATGAGAGAAACGTGACTAATGGAGAATATAATGGCAAAGCAAATGCTAATGGCAATGGTCATGATGGGTCAGGCAGTGCTTCTGATTCTTCTATTGTTGAAGGAAAAGATGCATCCTCGAGGAATAATGGTGACGCTGGGCAGGTTGAGGATGAGAACATTGATACAAGTAAAAATGAAGATAGAGCTCAAAATGAACCGGCTGAATCATcaataaagaaagaagaatcaGCACATTGA
- the LOC114374958 gene encoding uncharacterized protein LOC114374958 has protein sequence MATGTVDNKAAKSKPPRPKRICFSFAAYAGDLLNCLKASKVAIDEGLSDAELSNIESKLKFSFPPDLRAILQQGLPVSQGFPNWRSSSTQQLQILLNLPASSILRRVSSMRFWHPSWGPEPSDPTRVIARLLHDAPPLVPIYRHCYIPSSPGAAGNPVFHVDNDGDVRLLSFDVAGFFREFLAPGTEEPVWAATAARRVRFWSEVADAQGGELGGCLERVVWKLREGGWTEEEIREMMTVEEKKKNKLKLKDKEALEWHVRALSLVLLRGGWSREDVVYSLGLVADQGKSWLEFHQDQHNLNINGF, from the coding sequence ATGGCCACGGGCACCGTTGACAACAAAGCGGCGAAATCGAAACCTCCAAGGCCGAAGCGAATATGTTTCTCATTCGCAGCGTACGCCGGCGACCTCCTTAATTGCCTCAAAGCCTCGAAGGTGGCAATCGACGAAGGACTCTCCGACGCAGAATTATCAAACATAGAATCCAAATTGAAATTCTCGTTCCCACCGGACTTACGCGCGATCCTCCAACAAGGCCTTCCCGTATCCCAGGGCTTCCCCAATTGGCGTTCTTCCTCAACGCAGCAACTACAaatcctcctcaaccttccagCCTCCTCGATTCTGCGTCGCGTCTCCAGTATGCGCTTCTGGCACCCTTCCTGGGGCCCAGAACCCTCCGACCCTACCCGAGTCATTGCCCGCTTATTACATGATGCGCCGCCGCTCGTTCCGATTTACCGCCATTGTTACATTCCCTCCTCCCCCGGCGCCGCCGGGAACCCTGTTTTTCATGTCGACAACGACGGTGATGTTCGCTTGCTCAGCTTTGACGTGGCGGGATTTTTTCGGGAGTTTCTGGCGCCGGGGACGGAGGAGCCGGTGTGGGCGGCGACGGCGGCGAGGAGGGTGAGGTTCTGGTCGGAGGTGGCGGACGCGCAGGGGGGGGAGCTAGGCGGGTGTCTGGAGAGGGTGGTGTGGAAATTACGTGAGGGAGGGTGGACGGAGGAGGAGATACGCGAGATGATGACggtagaagagaagaagaagaataaattgaaattgaagGACAAAGAGGCGTTGGAGTGGCACGTGAGAGCGTTGTCCTTGGTTTTGCTGCGTGGGGGCTGGAGCAGGGAGGATGTGGTGTACTCGCTCGGTCTTGTTGCTGATCAAGGAAAATCGTGGTTGGAATTCCATCAGGATCAACACAATCTCAATATCAACGGTTTCTAA
- the LOC114373846 gene encoding cysteine desulfurase, mitochondrial-like: MTSKLIASNLRHQITKSAQNLRRQLLSTAAAVAVPEHDGNNSNSSGMTMKGVRISGRPLYLDVQATSPVDPRVLDAMLPFYLSRYGNPHSRTHFYGWESDEAVEHARAQVASLIGASPKEIVFTSGATESNNISVKGVMHFYKDKKRHVITTQTEHKCVLDSCRHLQQEGFDVTYLPVESDGLIDLDELRAAIRPDTGLVSVMAVNNEIGVVQPMEEIGRICKEFNVPFHTDAAQALGKIPIDVERWNVSLMSLSGHKIYGPKGVGALYMRRRPRIRVEPQMNGGGQERGIRSGTVPTPLVVGMGAACEVAKDEMEYDEKRISALQQRLLNGIREKLDGVVVNGSLERRYVGNLNLSFAYVEGESLLMGLKEVAVSSGSACTSASLEPSYVLRALGVEEDMAHTSIRFGIGRFTTEAEIDRAVELTVQQVEKLREMSPLYEMVKEGINIKDIQWAQH; encoded by the coding sequence ATGACCTCTAAACTAATTGCTTCCAATCTCCGTCACCAAATCACAAAATCAGCTCAAAACCTTCGCCGCCAGCTTCTTTCCACGGCGGCGGCGGTGGCGGTGCCTGAACACGATGGGAACAACTCCAACTCGTCGGGAATGACGATGAAGGGCGTTCGAATCTCCGGAAGACCCCTTTACCTGGACGTGCAGGCAACATCTCCGGTGGACCCGCGCGTGCTCGACGCGATGCTCCCTTTCTACCTCTCTCGCTACGGAAACCCTCACTCCCGCACCCACTTCTACGGCTGGGAATCCGACGAGGCCGTGGAACACGCGCGCGCTCAGGTAGCGTCCCTCATCGGCGCGTCCCCCAAGGAGATAGTCTTCACCTCCGGCGCCACCGAGTCCAATAACATCTCCGTCAAGGGCGTCATGCATTTCTACAAGGACAAGAAGCGCCACGTCATAACCACGCAAACGGAGCACAAGTGCGTCCTCGATTCCTGCCGCCACCTCCAGCAGGAGGGTTTCGATGTCACTTATCTTCCCGTTGAGTCCGACGGGTTGATTGATTTGGATGAGCTTCGGGCTGCGATTAGGCCTGACACCGGGCTCGTTTCGGTTATGGCGGTGAACAATGAAATTGGAGTGGTTCAGCCCATGGAGGAAATTGGGAGGATTTGCAAGGAGTTTAATGTGCCTTTCCACACTGATGCAGCTCAGGCTTTGGGGAAGATTCCCATTGATGTGGAGAGGTGGAATGTGAGTTTGATGTCGTTGAGTGGCCATAAGATTTATGGGCCGAAGGGGGTTGGGGCTTTGTATATGCGTCGGAGGCCCAGGATTAGGGTTGAGCCTCAGATGAATGGTGGTGGGCAGGAGAGGGGGATTAGGAGTGGGACTGTTCCAACTCCTTTGGTTGTTGGGATGGGTGCGGCGTGTGAGGTGGCGAAGGACGAGATGGAGTATGATGAGAAGAGGATTTCTGCTTTGCAGCAGAGACTGCTTAATGGGATTAGAGAGAAGCTTGATGGGGTGGTGGTGAATGGGAGCTTGGAGAGGCGCTATGTGgggaatttgaatttgtcgttTGCTTACGTTGAAGGGGAGAGTCTGCTTATGGGGTTGAAGGAGGTGGCTGTGTCCAGTGGCAGTGCCTGCACTAGTGCTAGTTTGGAGCCTTCTTATGTGTTGAGGGCGTTGGGAGTTGAAGAGGACATGGCTCACACTTCTATTAGGTTTGGAATTGGTAGGTTCACTACCGAGGCTGAGATTGATAGGGCGGTTGAACTCACTGTTCAACAGGTGGAGAAGTTGAGGGAAATGAGTCCGCTTTATGAAATGGTCAAGGAAGGTATCAACATCAAGGACATTCAATGGGCACAGCACTGA
- the LOC114375571 gene encoding EPIDERMAL PATTERNING FACTOR-like protein 2 has translation MSFSGRFPLTSGEIGGFLLFQCSTCLIYHLFVVLTSQVVNSNANASPLHCSNYYIIFGFLFLDRGSSTEGESLILSEMGRDHHHVVCGQRLSFLSISLCFLIISSWTQMGLVTEGRKTPKQNGFYQAVHDDKAMVRAQIGSRPPRCERRCRSCGHCEAIQVPTNPQAQNGKINSSTVSTIAFTMGEGSSNYKPMSWKCKCGNRIFNP, from the exons ATGTCCTTTAGTGGGAGATTTCCCCTCACATCTGGTGAAATTGGTGGCTTTTTGCTGTTTCAATGTTCTACTTGTCTTATTTATCACCTATTTGTGGTTCTCACTTCTCAGGTTGTAAATTCTAATGCCAATGCTTCTCCCTTGCATTGcagcaattattatataatctttggtttcttgtttcTTGACAGAGGCTCGTCGACCGAAGGAGAG AGTTTAATTCTCTCTGAAATGGGGCGTGATCATCACCATGTTGTTTGTGGCCAAAGACTCAGTTTTCTTAGCATTTCTCTTTGCTTTCTGATCATTTCAAGTTGGACCCAGATGGGACTTGTTACTGAAG GTAGAAAGACTCCCAAACAGAATGGTTTTTATCAG GCAGTACATGATGATAAGGCAATGGTGAGGGCACAAATAGGGTCAAGGCCACCAAGATGTGAGAGAAGGTGCAGGTCTTGTGGACATTGTGAGGCCATTCAGGTACCTACAAATCCTCAAGCGCAGAACGGGAAGATCAACTCTTCAACTGTGTCTACTATTGCTTTTACAATGGGAGAAGGTAGCTCCAACTACAAGCCTATGAGTTGGAAGTGCAAATGTGGGAACCGGATTTTCAACCCCTGA